GgcacatcaaaaagtttgtggaaaaatgaaattaatagataagcttattttggtacaaaaaaaccctgaaatccgtgcaaagatttttttcatcacacatgttccacaaactttttgatgaccCCTCATACATGCTGGTTCTCAccatgaagtgtgtgtgtgtgtgtgtgtatagtataAATGATAAAAACTTGAATCCATAAACTAAAACACTGAAACCATTCTCaatctgtttatatctatgtatCCTAATCCAAACCCTaatgatagaaaaaaaagtttgaaaaccagTGTTCTGGAAGTTTAAGATTCTTTCATGATACCTGAGATATTTAACTCTGGATTTAGACATCTGAGCTAAACTTTGATGTGAGTCATAAGCCTTAGCCCGGGTTGTCAGGAGTTTCtgcatttctttcattctttgcTTCTGCTTAGTTAGGATCCGATTTCTCTCTTCTtccaacattttcttttcctcaagTGATCTCCTGAGGGCAACAAACTAAGGCTTAATTCCCTTTAAGCCAAGGAAAATGCTGTTTAACAAAGATTTAACATGGGGTAATTCTGAGGTTGGAAAATAAGGCAACCTTTGGAGAAGATCTGACTTGTGAAACAGGAAGTCCAATCAAGGCTGACTGCAACCTTTTCTATCCCCGGAAATTCATAAAGTggaaaatctattcatttcttagAACAAACCTTCTGACAAAATGTTATACATTACATAGTAAAATATCTCCCAGATACAACAAGAGTTAACATTTTCAAGTTCAACCACGGAAGGATTTTTTACAGAGCTGCACGCACTGCCCTGATCCTGGCTGTTTACCTGATGGCTTCCTCTCGGGCTCTGGAAGAGGCTGTGGGCATTGGAGGGTTGCAGTTACAAGGCACGCGCTTTGAACCTGCACTCTTCACTGGTGGCTTCCTTCTTGGGGACATGTAAGGCCAACGTGtttcttttaagttttcttcATCTGCTTTAATGTCTGCCAAGACCGTCTCTCTTTTAATGGCACTGGAGGACGGCTGAACATCAAATGGTTCGTAGTCTGTCAGGAGTTTCGAGCCCTGGTACTCCGAGGGCAGTTTCGGATACCTCTCGGGAGAGTCTTCGTAGTCAGGAGGCTGGCTCCTCGCCTTGTGCTTCAGCAGCACAGCGTGGTCAGGATGCCTGGGGCTCCTGAAGCGTCTGTAAGCTGGCTTCCGAGACAGCGGGGAGGAGTTCTGTACAAGCTCCTGGGCTCTTGGTGCCCTGAAGTTCCTATGCTGATCTTCCTCTTTTAACTTGTCACTAGCAATTGAACTGTAAATAGATCGAGGTACTGGTCTGGCTTTAAATCTATgtgttttcttttagatttaaaaaagtcTCTCAGTTGCTTTTCCCGGGCCGCCTGCTTCTGTTCCTCTCTTGCAATAAACTTAAATGGCTTTTGGGAAGCCAACAGagcttctttgtttttctccttcgTGCTCCTCCTCCGTTCTTCGTTCTGCTTGACGATGTCACGATAAAGGGGGAGAAAGACATATTCAGGGACTGGGTTGGCCCGGAACTTCTTaaactccttctcctcttcctgttTTTTGAGCAGTTTATGTACAACTTCAATATCTGATTTAGATTTCATGgtctcttttttcttctgttctctaATCATCATTTGAAAAGGCTGAGGTACTGTGATCCTGGGCACCCATTCTTTTGGTCTCCGCCTTGGTTTTCCAACTGCTTGAAAGTGAGCATCTTCACCTTGAATATAATCTTTAACCCGAAAGTTTGTCCACATGTTGTTGATGAGCTCCTTGGCATAGGACATCACTCTGGTTTTCCTGGGAGAGTCTTTTTCTATGTTGGGCAACTCCTCCTCAGAAGACGTGTATGAAGAAGAACGGCCTAAATCAGGCTCCGAAAGTGATGTCATTAAGGAGGTAGGGTGATAGTAGTTCTTTTCCGAGACAGAGCTAAGAGAGGAGAATACTTAGGTTACACTTTCAGTTGTATGTGATCACATACAAAAACTACAATagaggtgtgtatatatatatatatatatatatatatatataaaactaagaTAGAggcgcatatatatatatatatattttttaatatttctttatttgagatgcagagttacagagagggagagacacagaaagaggtcttccacctgctggttcgctctccaaatggctgcaatggccagagcagggcctatcagaagctaggagtcaggagtttctgggtcacccacatgggtgcaggggcccaagctcttgatccatcctccactgccttcccaggccattaacagggagctagatcagaagtggagcaaccgggacacgaactggcacccatataggatgctggtaccacaggtggaggcttaacctaccacaccacagtgctggctccaaggtATACATATTCTAAGATCAAGGCATCATCAGGAGATGATTTTTCACAAGGCTTGTAAAAATTACcacttttatttggaagagaactGGGAGATGGCTGTAAACTATCTAACTCAATTCCCTCATTTCCCAGGAGAGGAACTTGAGATAATAGAGGCTCCTTTCACCTACCTTCTATTAACTTCTCTGTGTTGAGAACCACCATCCTGAAATATATTTCTGATCACATCACTCCCTTGCTTTGAACTTTTTAATGAGTCCTCATTATTGCAATAAGAAAGCGTGGAAGCAGGGttttggcctaccagttaagatgccaactGAGTCACCCACAAAATGCCGTAAAAATGTCCCAGAGAGGATTTTCTAGCTtcacttcctggctccagctcttgaatccagcttcctactaatgcagaccttgatggcagcagtaatggctacttgggttcttgctatccacgtgggagacccggcttgaGTTTCAAGCCAACCATACTGCCTCAAGCTTTTGGAATTCAACGAAAGACAgaagctctcactctctgtctacctctctaatcaataaaatttaaaaaacaaaaacagtgaagctctcactctctgtctacctctctaatcaataaaatttaaaaaacaaaaacagtctaGACTATAAAGCCCTTCAAGATCAgccctggagctggtgttgtggtgcagcaggttaagccaccgactGCTATGCAGACACTCCATATgtgtactgattcaagtccctctctccttctaactctgcctttcaaatacatcagtCTTTGGAAGAAAAGAGACTAGCCCCGCCTACCTGTCCAGTCTTACCTCTCACTACTCCCTAGAGCCCCGGTCACCGTTCTTCAGTCATACCCAGTTCCGTGAAATCCTCACAAACACCCTGATTTCTCACGCCATTGCGCCTTTGCATACACGGTTTCTGCTGCCTACTCTCCTCTGTTTCTGGAACACTGAGTTACATCACGTGCAAAGCAATGTCAGGTCCTCAGCCTCTTTGAGCTCCTTGAGGGCATTTTTCTTTGACTCTTCAGTACCCAGGTAAGGTCTGGTGCACAAAGCTGCACATTGGACTGGATGAGTTCAGGCACTTGTGTGTTAAGTTTCAAAGTGAGAGGTTTGCAGCAGAAATGGGGCTTGAAATTACAGACTACCTTGAAAATGGAAATCAGACTCATGCGTCCAAGGCTGAAGTCTTGGTACATATCTTTAATGAGCTTATGTTAATCCAAATATTACAAAAGACTATTCTTTAAaagggaattatttatttatttgaaagccagagagagggagagagagagatcttccatctgctgttttattttccaaatggccacaatggctggagctgggcctctccaaagccagaagccaggagcttcctccaggtctcccatgagggtacagggacccatgcacttgggccctcctctgctattttcccaggccattagcagagagctgggtaggaagtagagtagctggcacttgaacaaatgcccatgcgggatgccagtgttgaagttggggctttacccactatgccacaatgtcggcccctatTAGACTTTTACAATTAAAccgttgggggctggcgctgtagcgtagtgggtaaaaccactgcctatagtgcctacatcccatatgggcaccggttcaagtcctagctgctccatttctcatccaactctgctaatggcctgggaaagcagaagatggctcaggttcttgggcccctgctactcatgtgggagaccggatgaagctcctggctcagacctggcccacccttggccattgaggccacttagAAAGTAAATCAACGGatagaagattcctctctctctgtgtttttctctcacatgctcagtaactctgactttcgaataaataaataaatcttaaggaaaaaaaactttaatattcATCATTTAAAATGGCCCagactaaacttttttttttttttttttttttttttgacaggcagagtggacagtgagagagagacagagagaaaggtcttccttttgccgttggttcaccctccaatggccgccgcggtagcgcgttgcggccggcgcaccgcgctgttccgatggcaggagccaggtgcttatcctggtctcccctggggtgcagagcccaaacacttgggccatcctccactgcactccctggccacagcagagagctggcctggaagaggggcaaccgggacaggatcggtgccccgaccgggattagaacctggtgtgccggcgccgcaaggcggaggattagcctgttgagccacggcgccggcccagactaaACATTTTGATATGTATGCCCACAGGTCGATGAGTGGTGAGTCAGAGAGAAAACAACCAAACGGCTGCCACTAGGCCCTCAAAGCAAGAGGTTATCTCATAAGCTGGTAAactgttaaatattttacataaatccCACCTCTGTATCTCATTAAGAATACAAAAGAATAGTTGAGAAACTACTGTGAAATAATTCTGTCTCCCACTTTTAAGTATATACTGTATTTTATAGTCCACAAATAACACTGAGTACACACTCACCTCGAAGAGACACTGGGAACATCTTCCCTGATGATCACTGGCTTAACATCCTTTAGATTTAATTTATTGTGGTACAGTTTCTCTAATTTTGCCATAGTTTCCATGTGGGCAGCCTTCAGCTCATCTAGTTTCCTGAAATACTCTTCATTGGAGTGGTAAACATCAGAAAAGTTGACAAAGTCCTCATAGCTCATACCACCATCCACCCCAGAGAAGTTGGTGTTAAAATCAACCTGTGGGAGAAAACACTCGTGATATAATGTTTGTGTGTGAAAGACAAATTCAGTTGACACTGATCCAAATTCTGCTcccatgttgttgttgttgttaagatctatttctttatttgaaatcagagttacagagagagggagagacagagagagaaagaaatcttccatctactggtatactccccagatggctgaaaccaggagcctggaactccatccaggtctccaacatgggtggcagagacccagctacttgggccatcttctgctgctttcccaggtgcattagcaggcagctgtatcataagtggagtacctgggactcgaaccattgatcacatgggatgccagtgttgcaagtgtcagcttaacacactactacaatgctggcccccaaacacTGCTTCTTAAAGGGTCCAACTAGTTAGGTTATCAGTTACTTTTGGGATATGTAAATTTCCCCTTAGTGATATTTTAAGAACAAGAGACAGTGAGACTGAACTGCCAGGAAATAAATAttacttcatccattttatagAGAATGGTTAGATTCCCTGATCAATCCAAAAAAAAGGTATTTACTCCATTATGTTCATTTAATCATAGGATAGAACCAAACCACCCTTCACAAAGAGCTTCTTAAGGAGCCTCCTTCTGGGCTACAAGTTTCAAGTGAGATGACAAGAGAACACAGGTCCACTTGCTGTAAACCAAGCCACCACAGCTCAGTGCCTTCCCCGGAGCCGGGCTCCTGCCATGTGGCTTAAAGGGTGCACCCGTGGAGAAGGCAAGGGAATGGGGCAGACATAGTTCTCAGTGGTGTATCGAGAAGCCAGCAGTGGGGTGAGACTTCAGACCAGAGTGAGGGGTCATGGGGATGGATGTACAGGAGGGATTTTCACCAAGCCACTCCAGCAGGCATGACAAGGACTGGAGAGTGAGAACAGACAAGGGCAACACATGGTTGTACTTAATATACAAGTCATGCCTGGAAGGGTCTGCCTGGAACCTTTCCCTCACTCCTTTCCATGCTTTTAACTGAAGCAACTAAGGAGATAAAACACCATTTTCTCCATGGATATAAAAATTGTTAACATGTTCTCAGTTGAGAAACAGTTGAAATTATTTATGATACTATGCTTAAAAGGCTGCCAACCCTGGCTTTAAATTTAGCCTACTGCCTGGAACAGACTCAAAATGAAAAAAGCCTATTTGCTAAAGAGAATTATGGAtccttagggctggtgctgtggcgtaatggataaaactgccacctgcgatgctggcatcccatttgggcactggtttgagtcccagctgctccacttctgatccagctctctgcttgttgcctgggaaagcagtggaagatggcctaagtgcttgggcccctgcaactacatgggaaagaagaagctcttggctcttaacTTTGgcctgcttcagccctggccattgcagccacttgtggagtgaaccaacagatggaagatctttctccctctctctgtaactctgactttcaaaaaaaataaataaatctttttttaaaaaagaaaatagacaagaatagaaaataaatctgtttagcTTTTCCAAACAATAAAATGCAAGATTCAATTATAAATAATGGTTATAGGAATGGTATGTTTTTAATGGGCAAAAATAGTATAAAGAAGCTTGGGGTATACCACTTAGggtaacaaagaaaacaaatgaaagaaagcaagtttTTCACATTAGAACAGATATGTAGAAACTTGCTACCAATAAACCTATGGATCAGAGAACTCCTTTATGTATGCCAAAACAACAGAATTCTCTGctatcttcttatttatttatttttaatttgaggcagagagacaaaacgAGGGAATGTGAATgctctatctgctgcttccccccacactctgaaatgggacatgggcacaggcatcctaaccactacacCAGAAGCCTACCACTCTGCAAtcttctgatgtttctttttctttctttctttctttctttctttttttttaatttatttgaaaggcagagttacagagaggtagagacagagagaaaaagaagtatcttctatccgctggttcactccccaaaaagctgcaaaggcaagggctgggccagaccaaactgaagtcaggagccaggagcttcttccaggtctcccatgtgggtgtggggcccaaacacttgggccatcttctgctgctttcctgggcacattagcagggagctggatgggaagaggagcagccaggacttgaactggcttcctctgctaagccacagtgccacagcaccagccctactaCTTCTGATGTTTCTATATGTGCTCATTATCATTACCTCCTTTACTGTGGGATGAGTACTGAAAAGGAGTAATCAGAAGTATAGAGGAAAGCCAGGGAGATGAGGTACAATGTATGGTGAAGAAGGCAGTGTCTGAGTAGGGAACTAGGAAATGTGTCAGATGCTGCCTTCTAATGCCCTACTTTGTTCTCATTAGTTCTCCACCCCCATTACTCTGCACTTTCATAATACAATTAATTCTTAATtaaactgtattttatattttcttattagcaTGTTGTCACATTAATCCCTAAGAGAAAAAGGGCCTGTATTCTGTGCCTGGAAGAGGGTTTGGCACATAGAACCTTACTGAAGTGTTTGTGAATGAAATGCACCAAGCAAATGAGGAATTTAAAGCATAAATTGCATTTAATGAACACAGCAATCACTAATGACCTTGGGAAGAGCAATTTGAGAGGAATAGTGGGAATAAAAATAAGACTCAATAAACTGAATAATAATGGAGGAAAGGAAATAGGGTGGATGCTAACATTAAAGatctttttttgaagaatttaaaTTGATAAAGAGACTAGTGTTgtggcagtgtgttaagctgctaccatgtgaatgccagttcaagtccaggcttcttcatttctgattcagcttcctcttaatgcatttgggaaagcagctgaagatgacccaaggacttgggcccctcctgtgggagacctggatgaagctcctgactccagcccagcccagcccagcccagccccagccactgcaactgtttggggagtgagccaacagatgaaagatctctgtctttccctctctctttttaactctgcctttcaaataaacaaatatacctttttaaaaacaaactgataaactgacatgaaaaaaaaaataccccccCCCAATATTATATCATCTTATCCCttaatgataaaaaagaaaaaaatgctagagaggatgtgggaaaagaaAACCCACATACACTATGGGTGAAAACACAAATAAGTACAGGTGTTATGGAGAACACTATGGTCATTCCTcacaaaagataaaaattgatCTAACATATGACATAGTTATCTTATTGCTGGCTGTGTatcagaaaagaatgaaatcagcatatgaaagagagaaCAATTCTCCCATAGTAACTCCATCAAACACAATTCATAGCAGCCATGATTTTGAACCAATCTAGCTGTCCATCAATGAAAAaagtggataaataaataaaatctttaaaaaaaaagtgtcaaggAACATCATatagacatacacacaaaaataaaatattgttatatGCAAAGTGTATCAAAAGAGATTACTAAATTaattgaaagaagccagacacagaaacacaaatgtgGCATGTTCCTTATCATCTATGGAAGTGAAAAAAATGTTATCTGAACATAGAATTGTGATTATTAGAGGCTGAGAAGAGTTAGAGGCTAGGGATAGAGGGGGATTGGATAACAGGTCCCCAAATACAGTGAGACACAAGTAACTTCTGTTGTTCAATAATACAGATTGATGACTACATCGCACCATATTAGGTAAGTGTGAA
The window above is part of the Lepus europaeus isolate LE1 chromosome 13, mLepTim1.pri, whole genome shotgun sequence genome. Proteins encoded here:
- the FAM161A gene encoding LOW QUALITY PROTEIN: protein FAM161A (The sequence of the model RefSeq protein was modified relative to this genomic sequence to represent the inferred CDS: inserted 1 base in 1 codon), which translates into the protein MAASHREARLAAASLQLPVNPSTGARVAQYEREDPFTSLAAAAAAAAAASEDEEDYKVVRPERVAVDFNTNFSGVDGGMSYEDFVNFSDVYHSNEEYFRKLDELKAAHMETMAKLEKLYHNKLNLKDVKPVIIREDVPSVSSSSVSEKNYYHPTSLMTSLSEPDLGRSSSYTSSEEELPNIEKDSPRKTRVMSYAKELINNMWTNFRVKDYIQGEDAHFQAVGKPRRRPKEWVPRITVPQPFQMMIREQKKKETMKSKSDIEVVHKLLKKQEEEKEFKKFRANPVPEYVFLPLYRDIVKQNEERRRSTKEKNKEALLASQKPFKFIAREEQKQAAREKQLRDFFKSXKKTHRFKARPVPRSIYSSIASDKLKEEDQHRNFRAPRAQELVQNSSPLSRKPAYRRFRSPRHPDHAVLLKHKARSQPPDYEDSPERYPKLPSEYQGSKLLTDYEPFDVQPSSSAIKRETVLADIKADEENLKETRWPYMSPRRKPPVKSAGSKRVPCNCNPPMPTASSRAREEAIRRSLEEKKMLEEERNRILTKQKQRMKEMQKLLTTRAKAYDSHQSLAQMSKSRVKYLRKSEKERMRQYRQELEEREEKLKMRPLLFERVAQKNARMAAEKHYSNTLKALGISDEFVSRKGQSGKVLECFANEESQSFSEDKERFHEEEKIEERENGEESYFVDANSQDSCEEEAEAEEESEEKPAGE